In the Gossypium arboreum isolate Shixiya-1 chromosome 10, ASM2569848v2, whole genome shotgun sequence genome, one interval contains:
- the LOC108481241 gene encoding protein tesmin/TSO1-like CXC 7, translating to MKQLEIENGDFPPKRVELVTLTSTPYYQPKGIKSVEKTSDSVKITVTERSSSHFPPKKNLARQLVFTEFGLSPIISTSSPLPVEKPSSEMHLSPRSPFSSISKSSDSPIPVPWANIKANNGTPKGPKQCGCKQSKCLKLYCDCFASGEYCNGCTCADCCNNVENEDLRKAAIEIILERNPRAFKPKISSSPCSPQDIENRSMQQLLIMGRHERGCHCKKSECLKRYCECFQASVFCSQNCKCVDCKNFEACKELITASCKEDSTSIICKNSEGCYGRIASSHMDNASRKLYKSFKGSEGLMAITGGDCIDTKIYIQQVITTTTSDATGLSGQRLSQESRKRKLQELPSNEKISPSQSFSDLQKVIRQRSSCPSSTLSVDPTCHIINSAMVGSLRDPYRSDHGTRLTVANVYHLLDTSKVCSGLAVLAEAAALAQAANLFAEVKDGEENKNGDILGAKEDDYQERPAQVQKRAADDLNLGFAAKDVQEGRASLPGMVGLICNEKHKQLMEPTSGDQILNRNLKNAYAEQERSVLSSFLDFLEKLIISKNMKVDDALLFPFHYLLPVYGTNQCVHDLQEL from the exons ATGAAGCAACTTGAGATTGAGAATGGAGATTTCCCGCCAAAAAGGGTCGAGTTAGTTACACTCACATCTACTCCTTATTACCAGCCGAAAGGGATAAAATCAGTTGAAAAGACGTCCGATTCAGTTAAGATTACAGTTACAGAGAGATCATCATCACATTTCCCGCCAAAAAAGAATTTGGCTAGGCAGCTTGTCTTCACAGAGTTCGGCCTATCTCCCATCATCTCAACTTCGTCACCGTTGCCGGTGGAGAAGCCGAGCTCCGAGATGCATTTGTCTCCTAGGAGTCCTTTTTCCTCGAT ATCCAAGTCATCAGATTCTCCAATACCGGTCCCATGGGCTAATATTAAAGCAAACAATGGTACTCCGAAAGGTCCAAAACAATGCGGTTGCAAACAATCTAAATGCTTAAAATT GTATTGTGATTGCTTTGCTTCCGGAGAGTATTGTAATGGGTGTACATGTGCTGATTGTTGCAATAATGTTGAGAATGAGGATCTGCGGAAAGCAGCAATCGAAATCATTTTAGAACGTAATCCACGTGCTTTCAAGCCAAAGATTTCAAGCAGTCCATGTAGTCCTCAAGATATTGAG AATCGTAGCATGCAGCAATTGCTAATCA TGGGGAGGCACGAGAGGGGATGCCACTGCAAGAAATCTGAATGCCTGAAGAGGTACTGCGAGTGTTTCCAAGCTAGTGTCTTCTGCTCTCAGAACTGCAAATGTGTGGATTGCAAGAATTTTGAGGCATGCAAGGAGTTGATAACTGCTTCTTGCAAGGAAGACAGTACGTCCATTATCTGTAAGAACTCTGAGGGATGTTATGGGAGGATTGCTAGTTCTCATATGGACAATGCTAGCAGGAAACTTTACAAGAGCTTTAAAGGATCTGAGGGACTTATGGCAATCACTGGTGGTGATTGCATTGATACAAAAATCTACATTCAGCAGGTTATTACAACAACAACTTCTGATGCCACTGGTTTATCGGGTCAGCGCTTGTCCCAGGAATCTAGGAAGAGGAAACTTCAGGAGCTTCCTTCAAATGAGAAAATTTCACCAAGTCAAAGCTTCTCTGACTTACAAAAg GTGATTAGACAAAGAAGCTCTTGCCCGTCGTCTACCTTGTCAGTTGACCCTACTTGTCATATAATTAATTCTGCTATGGTGGGCTCTTTAAGGGATCCATACAG ATCTGATCATGGTACAAGATTGACGGTAGCTAATGTCTATCATCTACTTGACACAAGCAAAGTCTGCTCAGGATTGGCCGTTTTAGCAGAAGCCGCAGCTTTAGCTCAAGCTGCCAATCTTTTCGCAG AGGTGAAAGATGGAGAAGAAAACAAGAATGGTGACATTCTTGGAGCCAAGGAAGATGACTACCAGGAGCGACCAGCTCAAGTTCAGAAAAGGGCAGCTGATGACCTTAATCTGGGTTTTGCTGCTAAGGATGTGCAAGAAGGAAGGGCTTCACTTCCTGGAATGGTCGGATTAATCTGTAATGAAAAACATAAACAGTTGATGGAACCTACTTCAGGAGACCAGATTCTGAACCGTAACCTCAAGAATGCCTATGCAGAGCAGGAAAGGTCTGTTTTGTCAAGTTTCCTAGACTTTCTTGAGAAACTCATCATTTCAAAAAATATGAAA
- the LOC108483270 gene encoding golgin candidate 5-like isoform X2: protein MAWFSGKVSLGGFPDLAGAVNKLQESVKNIEKNFDTALGFEEKSESSNNEGSDSKEAKLDTAEVSPVEVAEPVPAESSTAVDMHETNEQKTQMNEILEKGSPIKSEESSDSQADAGNGPDEPTPSSSNSVVVEETKSAQALLSPTEPIVLENDESAKTVEVDRQINDGEADAKEELRLSSAAAISDSADPIHELEKVKMELKMMESALQGAARQAQAKADEISKFMNENEQLKAVIEDLKRKSNEAEMESLREEYHQRVSILERKVYALTKERDTLRREQNKKSDAAALLKEKDEIINQVMAEGEELSKKQAAQEAQIRKLRAQIRELEEEKKGLTTKLQVEENKVESIKKDKTATEKLLEETIEKHQAELAAQKDFYTNALNAAKEAEALAEARANNEARTELESRLREAEEREAMLVQTLEELRQTLSRKEQQAVFREDMLRRDIEDLQKRYQASERRCEELITQVPESTRPLLRQIEAMQETTSRRAEAWAAVERSLNSRLQEAEAKAAAAEERERSLNDRLSQTLSRINVLEAQISCLRAEQTQISRSLEKERQRAAENRQEYLAAKEEADTQEGRANQLEEEIRELRRKHKQELQDAYVQQERLQQEVEREKAARLDLERTMHVHSMAISEQAPMARHNSASENGSLSWKLSTASSLGSMEESYYLQASLDSSDGFSEKRNIGEATLSPLYMKSMTPSAFESALRQKEGELASYMSRLSSMEAIRDSLAEELVKMTEQCEKLKAEAATLPGIRAELEALRRRHTAALELMGERDEELEELRADIVDLKEMYREQVNLLVNKIQIMNSSAGNTY from the exons ATGGCTTGGTTCAGCGGGAAGGTGTCCTTAGGGGGCTTTCCTGATCTTGCTGGGGCAGTCAATAAGCTCCAAGAGAGTGTGAAGAATATTGAGAAGAACTTTGATACAGCTCTCGGGTTTGAGGAGAAGTCTGAATCAAGCAACAATGAAG GTTCTGACTCCAAGGAAGCCAAACTAGATACTGCAGAGGTAAGCCCAGTTGAGGTTGCTGAGCCTGTGCCAGCTGAGTCTAGTACTGCGGTAGACATGCATGAAACTAATGAACAAAAGACACAAATGAACGAGATTTTAGAGAAAGGTTCTCCAATTAAATCTGAGGAATCTAGTGATAGCCAAGCTGATGCTGGCAATGGCCCTGATGAACCGACGCCCTCAAGTTCAAATTCTGTTGTCGTTGAGGAGACTAAAAGTGCCCAGGCACTTTTGTCTCCCACTGAACCGATTGTTCTTGAAAATGATGAAAGTGCTAAAACAGTTGAAGTGGACCGGCAGATTAATGATGGTGAAGCTGATGCTAAAGAAGAGTTACGCTTGAGTTCTGCAGCTGCCATATCTGACTCTGCAGATCCTATCCATGAATTGGAGAAGGTGAAGATGGAATTGAAAATGATGGAATCCGCATTGCAAGGTGCTGCAAGACAAGCTCAG GCAAAAGCTGatgaaatttctaagttcatgAATGAGAATGAGCAGCTTAAAGCTGTAATTGAGGATTTGAAG AGAAAATCCAATGAAGCAGAAATGGAGTCTTTGCGAGAGGAATATCATCAAAGGGTTTCGATTCTTGAAAGGAAG GTTTATGCCTTGACTAAAGAAAGGGATACTCTTCGAAGAGAGCAGAATAAAAAAAGTGATGCTGCTGCTCTTTTGAAGGAAAAAGATGAAATAATTAATCAAGTCATGGCTGAAG GTGAAGAGCTTTCAAAGAAGCAGGCCGCTCAAGAAGCTCAAATCAGGAAATTGAGAGCTCAG ATTAGAGAGCTCGAAGAGGAGAAGAAAGGCCTGACTACAAAGCTTCAG GTTGAAGAGAACAAGGTAGAGAGTATCAAAAAGGACAAAACTGCTACAGAGAAGTTGCTTGAGGAAACAATTGAAAAACACCAAGCAGAACTTGCAGCTCAGAAAGACTTTTATACAAATGCTCTAAATGCTGCAAAGGAGGCTGAAGCACTAGCTGAGGCACGTGCCAACAATGAAGCCAGAACTGAACTGGAGAGTCGATTAAGAGAGGCTGAAGAACGTGAAGCCATGCTAGTACAGACGCTTGAAGAGTTAAGACAAACCTTAAGCAGAAAGGAGCAGCag GCAGTATTTAGAGAAGACATGCTTCGCAGGGACATCGAAGATCTTCAAAAACGTTATCAG GCAAGTGAACGTCGGTGTGAGGAGTTGATTACACAAGTGCCTGAGTCTACAAGACCTCTTTTAAGGCAGATCGAAGCCATGCAG GAAACAACTTCCAGAAGAGCAGAAGCTTGGGCTGCAGTGGAGAGATCTCTAAACTCTCGTCTCCAG GAAGCAGAGGCAAAAGCTGCTGCTGCTGAAGAGAGAGAGCGGTCTTTGAATGATCGCTTATCTCAAACCTTATCTCGAATTAATGTTCTTGAAGCTCAG ATTTCATGTCTTAGAGCAGAACAAACACAGATAAGCAGGTCCCTTGAGAAAGAGAGACAGAGAGCTGCTGAGAATAGACAGGAGTACCTTGCAGCGAAGGAGGAAGCAGATACTCAAGAAGGTCGGGCAAACCAGCTTGAGGAAGAAATTAGGGAACTAAGACGGAAACATAAGCAAGAGTTACAAGATGCTTATGTGCAGCAGGAACGCCTACAGCAG GAAGTAGAAAGGGAGAAAGCTGCTCGGTTAGACTTGGAAAGGACAATGCATGTGCATTCTATGGCTATATCTGAGCAAGCTCCAATGGCAAGGCACAATTCTGCTTCGGAGAATG GAAGCTTGTCCTGGAAACTCTCTACTGCTAGCAGCCTAGGAAGTATGGAGGAAAGCTATTATCTGCAGGCATCATTGGACTCATCTGATGGTTTCTCTGAAAAGAGAAATATTGGAGAGGCAACATTAAGTCCGCTCTACATGAAGAGCATGACCCCCAGTGCGTTTGAATCTGCCCTTCGTCAGAAGGAGGGTGAACTTGCATCCTACATGTCTCGTTTG TCTTCCATGGAAGCTATCCGTGACTCCTTAGCCGAGGAGTTGGTGAAAATGACAGAACAG TGTGAAAAGTTGAAGGCAGAGGCTGCCACACTGCCTGGAATCCGGGCAGAGCTAGAAGCCTTGAGGCGGAGACATACTGCTGCGCTGGAGCTAATGGGTGAGCGTGATGAAGAG CTAGAGGAACTCCGAGCTGACATTGTAGACTTGAAGGAAATGTATAGAGAGCAAGTAAACTTGCTTGTGAATAAg ATCCAAATAATGAATTCTTCGGCGGGTAATACATATTAG
- the LOC108483270 gene encoding golgin candidate 5-like isoform X1 translates to MAWFSGKVSLGGFPDLAGAVNKLQESVKNIEKNFDTALGFEEKSESSNNEASGLWSSERKPLFDPVLAFMGQKSEESAPELSGKLESSHAPPEVEEKEKAETDRSVHSHVKTTVEEDKQTDELEKDNEHLETVNREDTATLDPCKAESESGSETVSAEPSESVSMKVESSDSSDNEQQKESSDVVSSAGSDSKEAKLDTAEVSPVEVAEPVPAESSTAVDMHETNEQKTQMNEILEKGSPIKSEESSDSQADAGNGPDEPTPSSSNSVVVEETKSAQALLSPTEPIVLENDESAKTVEVDRQINDGEADAKEELRLSSAAAISDSADPIHELEKVKMELKMMESALQGAARQAQAKADEISKFMNENEQLKAVIEDLKRKSNEAEMESLREEYHQRVSILERKVYALTKERDTLRREQNKKSDAAALLKEKDEIINQVMAEGEELSKKQAAQEAQIRKLRAQIRELEEEKKGLTTKLQVEENKVESIKKDKTATEKLLEETIEKHQAELAAQKDFYTNALNAAKEAEALAEARANNEARTELESRLREAEEREAMLVQTLEELRQTLSRKEQQAVFREDMLRRDIEDLQKRYQASERRCEELITQVPESTRPLLRQIEAMQETTSRRAEAWAAVERSLNSRLQEAEAKAAAAEERERSLNDRLSQTLSRINVLEAQISCLRAEQTQISRSLEKERQRAAENRQEYLAAKEEADTQEGRANQLEEEIRELRRKHKQELQDAYVQQERLQQEVEREKAARLDLERTMHVHSMAISEQAPMARHNSASENGSLSWKLSTASSLGSMEESYYLQASLDSSDGFSEKRNIGEATLSPLYMKSMTPSAFESALRQKEGELASYMSRLSSMEAIRDSLAEELVKMTEQCEKLKAEAATLPGIRAELEALRRRHTAALELMGERDEELEELRADIVDLKEMYREQVNLLVNKIQIMNSSAGNTY, encoded by the exons ATGGCTTGGTTCAGCGGGAAGGTGTCCTTAGGGGGCTTTCCTGATCTTGCTGGGGCAGTCAATAAGCTCCAAGAGAGTGTGAAGAATATTGAGAAGAACTTTGATACAGCTCTCGGGTTTGAGGAGAAGTCTGAATCAAGCAACAATGAAG CCTCAGGATTGTGGTCTTCAGAAAGAAAACCACTATTTGATCCAGTTCTGGCCTTTATGGGTCAGAAAAGTGAGGAGAGTGCTCCTGAATTATCTGGAAAACTTGAATCTTCACATGCTCCACCCgaagttgaggaaaaagaaaaggcTGAAACTGACAGGTCTGTTCATTCTCATGTGAAAACCACTGTTGAAGAAGATAAACAAACTGATGAGTTAGAAAAAGATAACGAACATTTAGAGACTGTGAATAGAGAAGATACTGCAACTTTGGACCCCTGTAAAGCTGAATCTGAATCTGGATCAGAAACAGTTTCTGCAGAGCCTTCTGAATCTGTCAGTATGAAAGTTGAGTCGTCAGATTCTTCAGACAATGAACAACAGAAAGAAAGCTCAGATGTAGTTTCTTCTGCAGGTTCTGACTCCAAGGAAGCCAAACTAGATACTGCAGAGGTAAGCCCAGTTGAGGTTGCTGAGCCTGTGCCAGCTGAGTCTAGTACTGCGGTAGACATGCATGAAACTAATGAACAAAAGACACAAATGAACGAGATTTTAGAGAAAGGTTCTCCAATTAAATCTGAGGAATCTAGTGATAGCCAAGCTGATGCTGGCAATGGCCCTGATGAACCGACGCCCTCAAGTTCAAATTCTGTTGTCGTTGAGGAGACTAAAAGTGCCCAGGCACTTTTGTCTCCCACTGAACCGATTGTTCTTGAAAATGATGAAAGTGCTAAAACAGTTGAAGTGGACCGGCAGATTAATGATGGTGAAGCTGATGCTAAAGAAGAGTTACGCTTGAGTTCTGCAGCTGCCATATCTGACTCTGCAGATCCTATCCATGAATTGGAGAAGGTGAAGATGGAATTGAAAATGATGGAATCCGCATTGCAAGGTGCTGCAAGACAAGCTCAG GCAAAAGCTGatgaaatttctaagttcatgAATGAGAATGAGCAGCTTAAAGCTGTAATTGAGGATTTGAAG AGAAAATCCAATGAAGCAGAAATGGAGTCTTTGCGAGAGGAATATCATCAAAGGGTTTCGATTCTTGAAAGGAAG GTTTATGCCTTGACTAAAGAAAGGGATACTCTTCGAAGAGAGCAGAATAAAAAAAGTGATGCTGCTGCTCTTTTGAAGGAAAAAGATGAAATAATTAATCAAGTCATGGCTGAAG GTGAAGAGCTTTCAAAGAAGCAGGCCGCTCAAGAAGCTCAAATCAGGAAATTGAGAGCTCAG ATTAGAGAGCTCGAAGAGGAGAAGAAAGGCCTGACTACAAAGCTTCAG GTTGAAGAGAACAAGGTAGAGAGTATCAAAAAGGACAAAACTGCTACAGAGAAGTTGCTTGAGGAAACAATTGAAAAACACCAAGCAGAACTTGCAGCTCAGAAAGACTTTTATACAAATGCTCTAAATGCTGCAAAGGAGGCTGAAGCACTAGCTGAGGCACGTGCCAACAATGAAGCCAGAACTGAACTGGAGAGTCGATTAAGAGAGGCTGAAGAACGTGAAGCCATGCTAGTACAGACGCTTGAAGAGTTAAGACAAACCTTAAGCAGAAAGGAGCAGCag GCAGTATTTAGAGAAGACATGCTTCGCAGGGACATCGAAGATCTTCAAAAACGTTATCAG GCAAGTGAACGTCGGTGTGAGGAGTTGATTACACAAGTGCCTGAGTCTACAAGACCTCTTTTAAGGCAGATCGAAGCCATGCAG GAAACAACTTCCAGAAGAGCAGAAGCTTGGGCTGCAGTGGAGAGATCTCTAAACTCTCGTCTCCAG GAAGCAGAGGCAAAAGCTGCTGCTGCTGAAGAGAGAGAGCGGTCTTTGAATGATCGCTTATCTCAAACCTTATCTCGAATTAATGTTCTTGAAGCTCAG ATTTCATGTCTTAGAGCAGAACAAACACAGATAAGCAGGTCCCTTGAGAAAGAGAGACAGAGAGCTGCTGAGAATAGACAGGAGTACCTTGCAGCGAAGGAGGAAGCAGATACTCAAGAAGGTCGGGCAAACCAGCTTGAGGAAGAAATTAGGGAACTAAGACGGAAACATAAGCAAGAGTTACAAGATGCTTATGTGCAGCAGGAACGCCTACAGCAG GAAGTAGAAAGGGAGAAAGCTGCTCGGTTAGACTTGGAAAGGACAATGCATGTGCATTCTATGGCTATATCTGAGCAAGCTCCAATGGCAAGGCACAATTCTGCTTCGGAGAATG GAAGCTTGTCCTGGAAACTCTCTACTGCTAGCAGCCTAGGAAGTATGGAGGAAAGCTATTATCTGCAGGCATCATTGGACTCATCTGATGGTTTCTCTGAAAAGAGAAATATTGGAGAGGCAACATTAAGTCCGCTCTACATGAAGAGCATGACCCCCAGTGCGTTTGAATCTGCCCTTCGTCAGAAGGAGGGTGAACTTGCATCCTACATGTCTCGTTTG TCTTCCATGGAAGCTATCCGTGACTCCTTAGCCGAGGAGTTGGTGAAAATGACAGAACAG TGTGAAAAGTTGAAGGCAGAGGCTGCCACACTGCCTGGAATCCGGGCAGAGCTAGAAGCCTTGAGGCGGAGACATACTGCTGCGCTGGAGCTAATGGGTGAGCGTGATGAAGAG CTAGAGGAACTCCGAGCTGACATTGTAGACTTGAAGGAAATGTATAGAGAGCAAGTAAACTTGCTTGTGAATAAg ATCCAAATAATGAATTCTTCGGCGGGTAATACATATTAG